The segment CTTCGATGGTCTCGCCCGAATCCGCGTCGGCCCATTCGCCGTTCACGTAGCATTGCTGGCGGAAAAGCGTGCTGTCTGAGAGTTTCATGGCCCCGTCCCCTGAATTGCCTTTTCCAAAGCATAGGCCCGTGGAGACAGGACGGACAACCGACCAACCATTCATTGTCATTCCGGCTGCAGGCGCGTCAGCGCCGGAAGGCCGGAATCCATAGACGCCGGCGTTCAACCGGGCAGACGCTTGTGTTTATGGATGCCCGCCTACGCGGGCATGACGCGGCGTTGTGGCCATGGCATGACGCCACCCAAAGCCGTCATACGCGGGCTTGACCCGCGTATCTCGTCTCGGCGCGTGATGAGATGCCCGGATCAAGTCCGGGCATGACGAACTATGCGGGAAAGAACCTGCTTGCCGGCCGGTCCAGACCGAGATTCTCGCGCAGTGTCGTACCTTCATATTCCGTGCGGAACAGGCCGCGCTTCTGGAGCAGCGGCACCACCTCGTCCATGAACGGGTTCATCAGTGCGGGGATCACCGGCGGCATGTAGTTGAAGCCGTCGGCTGCGGGGCCGCCCCCATCACTTCCTGCGCTGTCCGGGTCGCACCAGTCCTGGATGAGGTCGGCGATCTGCTCGGGCGTGCCCGCCGTCGTGTAATGGCCGCGCCCGCCCGCGAACCGCGCCAGCAGCTCGCGCAGGGTCAGGCCTTCCTTCTCGACGATCCGCACGATCAGCGCCGCGCGGCTCTTCATGGTCTCGAGACCCTCGGGCTCGGGGAAGTCCGACGCCTTGAGCGGCTGGTCGAGATCGATATGGGAGAAATCATGCCCCGCGAACCGCTGGGAGAGTGTGCGGCGGCCGACCTCCGGGTCCATCCGGGCGTTCAGTTCCATCAGATTCTCTTTCGCCTCGGCCTCGGTGCCGCCGATCACGGGGTTGAGCCCCGGCAGGATCACCACCTGGTCGGCGTTGCGGCCGAAATTGGCGGCGCGTTTCTTGATGTCCCTATAGAATTCCTGGGCGGTTTCCTTCTCCAGATGGGCCGTAAAAATCGCCTCGGCGTGGAGCGCGGCGAAATCCCGCCCGCGATCCGACGCGCCGGCCTGCACCAGCACGGGCCGGCCTTGCGGGCTGCGCGGCACGTTCAGCGGCCCCTTGACCTGGTAATACTCGCCCTTGAAATCGATCGGCGTGATCCGCGAAAGATCGCCGCACACGCCGCCGGCCTGTTTGTCAGGGGTGCGGTCATCCACCAGCGCGTCGTCGGCCCAGCTGTCCCACAGGTCCTTCACCGCGGCGACGAACTCCTCGCCCTTCTCGTAGCGGTCGCCATGGGCGGTGTGCTCGCGCCCGTAATTGGCCGCAACCGCCTCGACCCAGGTGGTGACGATGTTCCACGCCGCCCGGCCGCCGGAGATGTGGTCGATGGAGGCGAACTGGCGCGCCAGGTTGTAAGGCTCGGAATAGGTGCACGAGCCCGTGGCGATCAGCCCGACCCGTTCGGTCTGCATGGCGATCGCGGCGAGCATGATCACCGGGTCGGGCCAGAAGCGGCCGGATTCCATGGCGTCGTTGGTCATCATCAGCACGTCGGCGAAGAAGATGGAATCGAGCTTCGCCGCCTCGGCCTGTTTGGCCAGGTCCACATAGTAGGAGATGTCCATCAGCGAGCGCGGATCGGCACCGGGATGATCCCACGCCGTCTCATGATGACCTCGCGACTGGATGAAGAGATTGATGTGGATGGGTTTGGGCATGGTGGGACCGGCAAGTTGTGACGCTGAAATGTCAGAGCCGGAGTTTGCCTTGTGGAGGGTCAAATTGGGAGTCTGTGTGACAACCCAACACACATACCGTCATACACGGGCTTGATCCGGGTATCTCATGCTTCCTTCATCCTGCGCTTCACCGGCGGCATGCGGGGGATTGTAACAATCTGCCCATCATTACCCCGGATCCAATTCTCGAGCCTGTCCATCGATTTCCCAAGAAGATCGTTCCGATCAACCAGCCCGCACTCCCAAACCACTGCCACACGCCAGCCCTCTTTCAGGAGATGCCGAACGTTACGTCCGTCCCTCTCAACATTCCCCTGAATCTTCTCGACCCACCACTTCGTATTCGTACTCGGCGTAGTCGCTTTGGCGCAGTTCTTGTGGTGGTGCCAGTAACAACCATGCACAAAGACTACCGTCCGAAATTTCGGCAACTTGATATCCGGAGCACCTGGAAGTGTTCGATCATGAAGCGTAAACCTGAAACCTCTGGAGTGGAGGCCTCTTCTCACAAGCAGTTCCGGCTTGGTGTTCTTGCCACGAATGCCGGACATCATTCTGGAGCGTGTCTTGCGATCAACGATGTCAGCCAT is part of the Alphaproteobacteria bacterium genome and harbors:
- a CDS encoding LLM class flavin-dependent oxidoreductase, whose translation is MPKPIHINLFIQSRGHHETAWDHPGADPRSLMDISYYVDLAKQAEAAKLDSIFFADVLMMTNDAMESGRFWPDPVIMLAAIAMQTERVGLIATGSCTYSEPYNLARQFASIDHISGGRAAWNIVTTWVEAVAANYGREHTAHGDRYEKGEEFVAAVKDLWDSWADDALVDDRTPDKQAGGVCGDLSRITPIDFKGEYYQVKGPLNVPRSPQGRPVLVQAGASDRGRDFAALHAEAIFTAHLEKETAQEFYRDIKKRAANFGRNADQVVILPGLNPVIGGTEAEAKENLMELNARMDPEVGRRTLSQRFAGHDFSHIDLDQPLKASDFPEPEGLETMKSRAALIVRIVEKEGLTLRELLARFAGGRGHYTTAGTPEQIADLIQDWCDPDSAGSDGGGPAADGFNYMPPVIPALMNPFMDEVVPLLQKRGLFRTEYEGTTLRENLGLDRPASRFFPA
- the vsr gene encoding DNA mismatch endonuclease Vsr — encoded protein: MMSGIRGKNTKPELLVRRGLHSRGFRFTLHDRTLPGAPDIKLPKFRTVVFVHGCYWHHHKNCAKATTPSTNTKWWVEKIQGNVERDGRNVRHLLKEGWRVAVVWECGLVDRNDLLGKSMDRLENWIRGNDGQIVTIPRMPPVKRRMKEA